The following are from one region of the Thermococcus sp. genome:
- a CDS encoding OB-fold nucleic acid binding domain-containing protein, translating to MKKRLPASRVYIKDIIDGYYVKSEGDFEPNYLITRDARKVYRVKVVATVVREPIMSEDETYGRFQIDDGTGTLWVFGFRENTRFINLVKKGDLVQIIGKVAEWRDDKQILVEGIAKVEPNMWILHRFETLKEKAEHAKKAKIAFEIYDRYGITAKAKVIAKNKGVSEDMLMTIDELYTMMLEQRSTEEALFEEEITEEEPKAENPELEKAKKAVLDLLREKGKALSHKFIVKKLSKEIDEELIEEAITQLLAEGEIYEPEIGYYEPL from the coding sequence ATGAAGAAGCGCCTCCCAGCGAGCAGGGTCTACATCAAGGACATCATAGACGGCTACTACGTCAAGAGCGAGGGCGACTTTGAGCCGAACTATCTGATAACGAGGGACGCCAGAAAGGTGTACCGTGTCAAGGTCGTTGCCACCGTTGTCAGGGAACCCATAATGAGCGAGGACGAGACCTATGGAAGGTTCCAGATCGACGACGGCACCGGAACCCTGTGGGTCTTCGGTTTCAGGGAGAACACCCGCTTCATAAACCTCGTGAAGAAGGGCGACCTGGTTCAGATAATCGGAAAGGTGGCGGAATGGCGCGACGACAAGCAGATACTCGTCGAGGGCATAGCGAAGGTCGAGCCGAACATGTGGATACTCCACCGCTTCGAGACGCTGAAGGAGAAGGCCGAGCACGCCAAGAAGGCAAAGATAGCCTTCGAGATATACGACCGCTACGGGATAACCGCCAAGGCCAAGGTCATAGCCAAAAACAAAGGAGTGAGCGAGGACATGCTCATGACCATAGACGAGCTCTACACCATGATGCTCGAACAGAGGAGCACCGAGGAGGCACTCTTTGAGGAAGAAATCACGGAGGAAGAGCCCAAAGCAGAGAACCCCGAGCTTGAAAAGGCTAAGAAGGCCGTCCTCGACTTGCTCCGTGAGAAGGGAAAAGCTCTATCCCACAAGTTCATAGTCAAGAAGCTCTCGAAGGAAATCGATGAGGAACTTATCGAGGAGGCGATAACACAGCTCCTGGCAGAGGGAGAGATATACGAGCCCGAGATCGGCTATTACGAGCCGCTTTAA
- a CDS encoding ribonucleoside-triphosphate reductase produces the protein MEFKDELVRNLESEELWTVITFKTPYGPAKTLEKLIEIVEGSGWRVTFKANWWTADIPYGLARIDARKGGREKIVLGKWILGSRCELIGVENMPLEKGKDEFFRMVDSITSTLIYDPVIRTMREQY, from the coding sequence ATGGAGTTTAAAGATGAACTCGTGAGAAACCTTGAATCTGAAGAACTCTGGACGGTCATTACATTTAAGACTCCGTACGGGCCCGCCAAAACCCTTGAAAAGCTCATTGAAATCGTGGAAGGATCCGGCTGGCGCGTTACCTTCAAGGCCAACTGGTGGACTGCGGACATACCCTACGGGCTCGCGAGAATAGACGCCCGGAAAGGCGGCAGAGAGAAAATAGTGCTCGGGAAGTGGATACTCGGCTCAAGGTGTGAACTGATCGGTGTCGAGAACATGCCCCTTGAGAAGGGGAAGGACGAGTTCTTCCGCATGGTGGACAGCATAACCTCGACGCTGATATATGACCCGGTCATAAGAACTATGCGGGAGCAGTACTGA
- a CDS encoding replication protein RepA, whose product MEEVKFRRRKPAVERKIGEIREDDTRVSLIGKAFKVDKMDYTFWIDDGTGVILIESEENVLPENGQIVRVIGRVIRNEEGVHIYGEVVQDFSGADLQALEEIRELERKVLPKVEGIIEFFGGEEL is encoded by the coding sequence ATGGAGGAAGTTAAGTTCAGACGCAGGAAGCCCGCCGTTGAAAGGAAGATTGGAGAGATAAGGGAGGACGACACGAGGGTTTCTCTCATCGGGAAGGCCTTCAAGGTTGACAAGATGGACTACACCTTCTGGATCGACGACGGAACCGGCGTCATACTCATCGAGAGCGAGGAGAACGTCCTTCCAGAGAACGGCCAGATAGTGAGGGTCATCGGCAGGGTCATCCGGAACGAGGAGGGGGTGCACATCTACGGTGAGGTCGTCCAGGACTTCAGCGGTGCAGACCTCCAGGCGCTGGAAGAGATCAGGGAGCTTGAGAGGAAGGTTCTGCCCAAAGTCGAGGGCATCATAGAGTTCTTCGGAGGTGAGGAGCTATGA
- a CDS encoding geranylgeranylglycerol-phosphate geranylgeranyltransferase, with the protein MELKAFVEITRPHNCILAGIVGVLGSIVAVGHFPDPLTAVLVFLVVTLGCAGGNTINDYFDYEIDKINRPERPLPRGAMGRKTALYYSLLLLAVGLVLAHFINIQAFILAVIAYAAMVLYAWRLKPLPFIGNIVVAGLTGATPLYGALAVEHIGLAGYLALCAFLVNVAREVIKDIEDVEGDVAKGARTLPIIWGEKRAAYVGALFALLTVVASFLPVRAGVGLGYYAMVPVDLIILYAAYIILKNQDRESAHRAQKLLKASIFLAVMAFIIAAIV; encoded by the coding sequence ATGGAACTCAAAGCCTTCGTGGAGATAACCAGGCCCCACAACTGCATCTTGGCCGGAATAGTGGGTGTCCTAGGTTCAATAGTTGCCGTAGGGCACTTCCCGGACCCGCTCACCGCGGTTCTGGTGTTTCTCGTCGTTACGCTTGGCTGTGCCGGGGGCAACACGATAAACGACTACTTCGACTACGAGATAGATAAAATCAACCGCCCAGAGAGGCCCCTTCCCCGAGGCGCGATGGGTAGAAAGACCGCCCTCTACTATTCGTTGCTCCTGCTCGCGGTGGGATTGGTTCTCGCTCATTTCATAAACATTCAGGCGTTCATACTGGCAGTTATCGCCTACGCCGCGATGGTTCTCTACGCTTGGAGGCTCAAGCCGCTTCCGTTCATAGGGAACATCGTTGTCGCAGGCCTCACCGGCGCGACTCCGCTCTACGGTGCTCTCGCCGTTGAGCACATCGGCCTGGCCGGCTACCTCGCTCTCTGCGCCTTTCTGGTGAACGTTGCCAGGGAGGTAATAAAGGACATAGAGGACGTCGAGGGCGACGTTGCCAAGGGTGCCAGAACGCTCCCCATAATATGGGGCGAGAAAAGGGCAGCTTACGTCGGGGCCCTCTTCGCCCTCCTGACAGTTGTGGCCTCGTTTCTGCCGGTGAGAGCCGGTGTCGGCCTCGGTTACTACGCAATGGTGCCGGTTGACCTGATCATACTCTACGCGGCATACATTATACTTAAGAACCAGGACAGGGAATCGGCACACAGGGCGCAGAAGCTCCTCAAGGCGAGCATCTTCCTCGCCGTTATGGCGTTTATAATAGCCGCGATAGTGTGA